Proteins encoded in a region of the Bacillus sp. T3 genome:
- the folB gene encoding dihydroneopterin aldolase — MDKIELKNMQFYGYHGVLPEETRLGQRFNIDLIVYADLRKAGQSDQLEDSINYAELYSVCKEVVEGQPYQLIEAVAESIATKVLAGYDKVVECMVKVVKPDPPIPGHYEHVAVEIIRSR; from the coding sequence GTGGATAAAATCGAGTTGAAGAATATGCAGTTTTATGGATACCACGGTGTCCTTCCGGAGGAAACGAGACTAGGTCAACGCTTTAACATCGATTTAATTGTTTATGCTGATTTAAGGAAAGCAGGACAAAGCGATCAGCTAGAGGATTCGATCAATTATGCAGAGCTTTATTCTGTTTGTAAGGAAGTAGTAGAAGGGCAACCTTATCAATTAATAGAAGCGGTGGCAGAATCAATCGCAACGAAAGTTCTTGCGGGTTACGATAAAGTAGTAGAATGTATGGTCAAGGTCGTAAAGCCAGACCCGCCTATACCCGGGCATTATGAACATGTTGCGGTGGAAATAATAAGGAGTAGATAA
- the lysS gene encoding lysine--tRNA ligase, with protein sequence MSQEELNDQLRVRREKMNSLRERGLDPFGKRFERSNNTQELINQYGELEKEEIEQKDVSVTLAGRIMTKRGKGKAGFAHIQDLTGQIQLYIRNDAVGEEQYELFDTADLGDIVGVSGTLFKTKVGELSVKVQEFTLLTKALRPLPDKFHGLKDIEQRYRQRYLDLIMSPESKHTFITRSLIIQSMRRYLDSHGYLEVETPMMHAIAGGASARPFITHHNALDMPLYMRIAIELHLKRLIVGGLEKVYEIGRVFRNEGVSTRHNPEFTMIELYEAYADYRDIMALTENVIAHVAQEVLGTTTVQYGEYEVDLKPEWKRVHMVDAIKEVTGADFWKEMSTEEARQLAKEHGVEINEHMTYGHIVNEFFEQKVEETLIQPTFIFGHPVEISPLAKKNDEDPRFTDRFELFIVAREHANAFTELNDPIDQRERFEAQLKEREQGNDEAHLMDDDFVEALEYGMPPTGGLGIGIDRLVMLLTNSPSIRDVLLFPLMRHR encoded by the coding sequence ATGAGTCAGGAAGAATTAAATGACCAATTACGGGTTCGCCGTGAAAAAATGAATAGTTTGCGTGAAAGAGGACTCGATCCTTTCGGTAAACGATTTGAACGTTCTAATAACACACAAGAACTAATCAATCAATATGGTGAACTTGAGAAAGAAGAAATCGAACAGAAGGATGTATCTGTTACGTTAGCTGGCCGGATTATGACGAAGCGCGGCAAAGGAAAAGCGGGATTTGCTCATATTCAGGACTTAACTGGACAAATTCAACTCTACATTCGTAATGATGCAGTCGGAGAAGAGCAATATGAGTTATTTGATACAGCTGATTTAGGGGATATTGTAGGTGTTTCGGGTACACTATTTAAAACAAAAGTTGGAGAACTATCTGTAAAGGTTCAAGAATTTACTTTACTTACAAAAGCACTTCGTCCATTACCGGATAAATTCCACGGACTAAAAGATATCGAACAACGCTATCGTCAACGCTATTTAGACTTAATCATGAGTCCAGAAAGCAAGCATACGTTTATCACAAGATCACTCATTATTCAATCAATGCGTAGATACTTAGATAGTCACGGTTACTTAGAGGTTGAGACACCAATGATGCATGCGATTGCTGGGGGAGCATCAGCTCGTCCATTTATTACGCACCATAATGCATTGGACATGCCATTATATATGCGAATCGCGATTGAGCTCCACCTAAAACGTTTGATTGTAGGTGGACTCGAAAAAGTTTATGAAATTGGTCGTGTATTCCGTAATGAAGGTGTGTCAACTAGACATAATCCTGAGTTTACAATGATTGAGCTATACGAGGCATACGCCGATTACCGTGATATCATGGCTCTTACGGAAAATGTAATTGCCCATGTAGCGCAGGAGGTTCTTGGTACAACTACAGTTCAATATGGTGAATATGAGGTTGACCTTAAACCTGAATGGAAAAGAGTCCACATGGTCGACGCAATTAAAGAAGTAACAGGCGCCGACTTCTGGAAGGAAATGAGCACAGAAGAAGCCCGTCAGCTTGCAAAAGAACATGGCGTGGAAATTAATGAACATATGACTTATGGTCATATCGTTAATGAGTTCTTTGAACAAAAGGTTGAAGAAACTTTAATTCAGCCAACATTTATTTTTGGTCATCCAGTTGAGATTTCTCCACTAGCCAAAAAGAATGATGAAGACCCACGCTTCACTGACCGATTTGAATTATTTATCGTAGCACGTGAACACGCAAACGCGTTTACTGAATTAAATGATCCGATTGATCAAAGAGAACGTTTTGAAGCGCAGCTTAAAGAGCGTGAACAAGGAAATGATGAAGCGCATCTAATGGATGATGATTTTGTTGAAGCGCTTGAGTATGGTATGCCTCCAACAGGCGGACTTGGGATTGGTATTGATCGTCTTGTTATGCTCCTTACTAATTCACCATCAATTAGGGATGTTCTATTATTCCCATTAATGCGCCATCGTTAA
- the dusB gene encoding tRNA dihydrouridine synthase DusB translates to MLKIGNIEMKNPIVLAPMAGVCNAAFRLTVKEFGAGLVCAEMVSDKGIVYKNEKTMNMLYIDDQEKPLSLQIFGGEKKTLVEAAQFVDKHTNADIIDINMGCPVPKITKVDAGAKWLLDHNKIYEMVAAVVDAVDKPVTVKMRMGWDPDHIFAVQNAQAVERAGGQAVALHGRTRYQMYEGKADWDIIRQVKEAVNIPVIGNGDVTTPQDAKRMLEQTGCDGVMIGRAALGNPWMIYRTVKYLETGELIGEPSPSEKIDVCVLHLDRLIALKNDHIAVREMRKHAAWYLKGIRGNARVRNAINECNTRAELVALLYGLVDEDEESQISQVG, encoded by the coding sequence TTGTTAAAGATTGGTAATATTGAAATGAAAAATCCGATAGTTCTAGCACCAATGGCGGGAGTATGCAATGCAGCTTTTCGACTTACCGTTAAAGAATTTGGTGCTGGATTAGTATGTGCGGAAATGGTCAGCGACAAAGGAATCGTTTATAAGAATGAAAAAACAATGAATATGCTCTATATTGATGATCAAGAGAAACCGCTTAGTCTACAAATCTTTGGTGGAGAAAAGAAGACTCTTGTAGAAGCGGCTCAGTTTGTTGATAAACATACAAACGCAGATATTATTGATATTAATATGGGTTGCCCAGTCCCAAAGATCACCAAGGTCGATGCAGGGGCAAAATGGCTTCTTGATCATAATAAGATTTATGAAATGGTTGCAGCTGTAGTGGATGCGGTGGATAAGCCAGTTACCGTTAAAATGCGAATGGGCTGGGATCCAGACCATATTTTTGCTGTTCAAAATGCTCAAGCTGTTGAGCGAGCTGGCGGTCAAGCTGTTGCTCTACATGGCAGAACACGATACCAAATGTATGAAGGTAAAGCCGATTGGGATATCATCCGCCAAGTGAAAGAAGCTGTTAATATCCCGGTGATTGGTAATGGTGATGTGACGACACCTCAGGATGCAAAGCGGATGCTTGAGCAAACAGGTTGCGATGGAGTCATGATTGGTCGAGCAGCATTAGGAAATCCATGGATGATCTATCGTACTGTTAAGTATCTTGAAACAGGTGAGCTCATTGGTGAGCCGAGCCCTAGTGAAAAAATTGATGTTTGTGTTCTCCACTTAGATCGACTAATTGCTCTGAAAAATGATCATATAGCTGTTCGTGAAATGAGAAAGCATGCGGCATGGTATCTAAAAGGAATTAGAGGGAATGCAAGAGTTCGAAACGCTATTAATGAATGTAACACAAGAGCTGAATTAGTAGCATTACTATATGGATTAGTGGATGAAGATGAAGAAAGTCAAATTTCACAAGTCGGATAA
- the folK gene encoding 2-amino-4-hydroxy-6-hydroxymethyldihydropteridine diphosphokinase: MAANMAFLALGSNLGDRLDHLKQAILLLENEPEIEVVNSSSIYETDPVGYEEQGPFLNMVVQVSTGLSPAELLKLCLKIENILGRKREIFWGPRTLDLDILLYNQENIETEDLKVPHPRMHQRAFVMIPLLEINKNIHVPKIEKPMTLWVENLPDKEGVRIWKRINGEDVFALFES, from the coding sequence ATGGCTGCAAATATGGCTTTTCTGGCACTTGGCTCAAACCTAGGCGACCGCCTCGACCATTTGAAACAGGCGATTCTTCTATTAGAGAATGAGCCAGAAATAGAAGTGGTAAATTCTTCATCCATCTATGAAACGGATCCGGTTGGCTACGAAGAGCAAGGCCCATTTCTAAATATGGTGGTCCAAGTATCAACTGGACTTTCGCCAGCAGAGTTATTAAAGTTATGTTTAAAAATCGAAAACATTCTTGGTAGAAAACGGGAAATTTTTTGGGGGCCAAGAACATTAGACCTTGACATTTTACTGTATAATCAAGAAAATATTGAAACAGAAGATTTAAAAGTTCCTCATCCTCGGATGCATCAAAGAGCATTTGTTATGATACCTCTATTAGAAATAAACAAGAACATTCACGTACCGAAGATTGAGAAACCTATGACATTATGGGTGGAAAATCTGCCTGATAAAGAAGGAGTACGGATATGGAAGCGGATAAATGGGGAAGACGTATTCGCGCTTTTCGAAAGCTGA
- a CDS encoding helix-turn-helix transcriptional regulator — MEADKWGRRIRAFRKLKGFTQEGFAKKVGVSVSILGEIERGNRVPTHDFLEEVAAVLQIDVIELTPPDELQ; from the coding sequence ATGGAAGCGGATAAATGGGGAAGACGTATTCGCGCTTTTCGAAAGCTGAAAGGATTTACGCAAGAAGGCTTTGCAAAAAAGGTTGGTGTATCTGTTTCGATTCTGGGTGAAATTGAACGAGGCAATCGCGTGCCAACGCATGATTTTCTTGAAGAAGTCGCAGCTGTTTTACAAATTGATGTAATAGAATTGACACCTCCAGATGAATTACAATAA